From a single Paludibacter jiangxiensis genomic region:
- a CDS encoding DUF6057 family protein, with product MKSKHRIIAISLVALWTVACFVFFQFFYKYHLVHRLDLQLFLYSQEYLSSYFHHPAWLASLAGDFLTQFFYFEVGGSLMLVTLLLALGLLFYLATGKVLSAWTKSEPKHRSVWFWLRVLLSFCAMTWEALRNCDVDYRLSSTIALIGGIALFLLFACTPSLFRYLTGAVLAVIAYWMFGYGIWALLIFILLYELGLRRYLSASGCLVIALVTPFALRQSYYLTVKQAYLIPTNKFWSQPDFMIEKLLKLDVLSASGQWNKVAAMTENDYQNSGLGAYFYNLSHGMRGDLPNKLLSQPQPGPLGLLLPLNPKMSPLAIWSSNEAWFQLGDMTMAEHSALLGMIFSADHRSARMVKRLAEINMVNGDTTAVMKYLGMLQKTWLYKSWADARVPGRESPAVKAWLQRKRSFVAQTDTLRDAVNPAVSLRLLLDSNKENKLAMDYLLCYDMLAKDIDGFMSDYNKYKLSGNEPAESVYAQALLVGLAQRKTPAEEVKKYMIAPEFFSEFTNYTNLYEKNYLGRAYLVSQFGKTYWFYYHFATFK from the coding sequence ATGAAGTCAAAACACCGAATTATTGCCATCTCTCTGGTTGCGCTATGGACTGTAGCCTGCTTTGTGTTTTTTCAGTTCTTCTACAAATACCATTTAGTTCACAGGCTCGATCTTCAGCTTTTTCTGTATTCTCAGGAGTACCTCAGCTCCTATTTTCATCATCCTGCATGGCTGGCATCTCTTGCAGGTGATTTTCTGACCCAGTTCTTTTATTTTGAAGTTGGCGGATCATTAATGTTGGTCACGTTGTTGCTTGCCTTGGGACTGCTGTTTTATTTGGCTACGGGGAAAGTGTTGTCTGCATGGACTAAAAGCGAACCAAAGCATAGAAGTGTCTGGTTTTGGCTGCGCGTCCTGCTCTCGTTTTGTGCGATGACGTGGGAAGCTCTTCGTAATTGTGATGTCGATTATCGCTTGTCGTCCACCATCGCCCTTATCGGTGGAATCGCACTGTTTCTTCTTTTTGCGTGCACTCCGTCCCTTTTCCGTTATCTTACGGGAGCGGTGCTGGCAGTGATTGCTTACTGGATGTTTGGTTATGGCATTTGGGCTTTACTGATCTTTATTTTGCTGTATGAATTGGGTTTGCGTCGTTATCTTTCGGCGTCGGGTTGTCTTGTTATTGCTTTGGTTACGCCTTTCGCATTGCGTCAGTCTTACTATTTAACAGTGAAACAGGCGTATCTGATTCCGACCAATAAATTTTGGAGCCAGCCCGATTTTATGATAGAGAAGCTGTTAAAACTGGATGTGCTGAGTGCCTCGGGCCAGTGGAACAAAGTGGCTGCGATGACGGAAAACGATTACCAAAATTCGGGGCTGGGAGCCTATTTTTACAACCTTTCTCATGGTATGAGGGGCGATTTACCAAACAAACTATTGAGTCAACCGCAGCCGGGGCCGTTGGGTTTATTGCTGCCGCTCAATCCCAAAATGTCGCCGTTGGCAATCTGGAGCAGTAACGAAGCCTGGTTTCAATTGGGCGATATGACCATGGCGGAACACTCTGCTCTGTTGGGTATGATATTTTCGGCCGACCACCGGAGTGCTCGTATGGTGAAGCGTTTGGCTGAAATTAATATGGTGAATGGAGATACCACTGCGGTGATGAAATATCTGGGGATGTTGCAAAAAACATGGTTGTATAAATCGTGGGCCGATGCGCGCGTGCCGGGAAGGGAAAGTCCTGCTGTCAAAGCCTGGCTGCAACGTAAGCGTTCGTTCGTTGCGCAGACGGATACTTTGCGCGATGCCGTCAATCCGGCAGTTTCGTTGCGACTTTTGCTCGACAGCAACAAGGAGAACAAACTGGCGATGGATTATCTTTTGTGTTACGATATGCTGGCAAAAGACATCGACGGTTTTATGTCCGACTACAACAAATATAAATTGTCCGGGAACGAACCTGCTGAATCTGTTTATGCTCAGGCGCTACTCGTCGGATTGGCACAACGCAAGACCCCGGCCGAAGAGGTGAAGAAATACATGATTGCGCCGGAGTTTTTCTCTGAGTTTACCAACTATACAAATCTCTACGAAAAGAATTATCTCGGCAGGGCTTATCTGGTGAGTCAATTCGGTAAAACATACTGGTTTTATTATCACTTCGCAACCTTTAAATAA
- a CDS encoding valine--tRNA ligase has protein sequence MELASKYNPSEVESKWYQYWLDNGFFKSKPDGREPYTIVIPPPNVTGVLHMGHMLNNTIQDILVRRARMLGKNACWVPGTDHASIATEAKVVGKLAAEGIKKTDLSRDEFLEHAWEWTRKHGGIILEQLKKLGASCDWDRTCFTMDEARSESVIKVFVDLYNKGLIYRGVRMVNWDPKALTALSDEEVIYKEQNGKLYYLRYKIEGEEGYAVVATTRPETIMGDTAMCINPHDPKNTHLKGKKVIVPLVNRVIPVIEDDYVDIEFGTGCLKVTPAHDVNDYMLGEKYNLPSIDIFNDNGTLSEAAGLYVGMDRFDVRKQIEKDLADAGLLEKVEDYTNKVGFSERTNVPIEPKLSMQWFLKMEELSKPALEAVMSDEIKLVPAKFKNTYRHWMENVKDWCISRQLWWGHRIPAYFLPKGGVVVGETKEEAYQKALAKVDYPLTIDELRQDEDVLDTWFSSWLWPISVFDGINHPENEDVNYYYPTSDLVTGPDILFFWVARMIISGYEYRQKPCFNNVYLTGIVRDKQGRKMSKSLGNSPEPLNLIEQFGADGVRMGMMLAAPAGNDVLFDESLCEQGRNFNNKIWNALRLVKGWEVADIAQPESSKIAIKWFDAKLSQTIEEVDDLFGKYRLSEALMAVYKLFWDEFSAWYLELIKPAYQQPIDKATLDATIGFFEKLLKMLHPFMPFITEELYHALGERAETDSIMVSAMPKAGVIDEALLAQFEQTKEVIAGIRTIRLEKNIPNKEQLALQVVGNDALALQTVVEKMANLSEVEIVAEKVAGAGSFMVGTTEYAVPLGALIDVEAELKKQQEEIVYLEGFLVSVNKKLSNEKFVANAKPEIVANERKKLADAESKIASLKESIAALSK, from the coding sequence ATGGAATTAGCAAGTAAATACAACCCCTCCGAAGTAGAATCGAAATGGTACCAGTATTGGCTGGATAACGGATTTTTCAAGTCGAAACCCGACGGACGGGAACCTTATACTATCGTCATCCCTCCTCCAAACGTAACCGGTGTGTTGCACATGGGCCACATGCTCAACAATACCATTCAGGATATTTTGGTGCGTCGCGCCCGTATGCTGGGCAAAAACGCCTGCTGGGTGCCGGGAACCGACCATGCTTCTATTGCTACCGAAGCCAAAGTGGTGGGAAAACTTGCTGCCGAAGGAATAAAAAAAACCGACCTCTCCCGCGATGAGTTTTTGGAACATGCCTGGGAATGGACCCGCAAACATGGCGGTATCATTCTGGAACAGTTGAAAAAGCTTGGTGCCTCGTGCGACTGGGATCGTACCTGCTTCACCATGGACGAAGCCCGTTCCGAAAGTGTTATCAAGGTGTTTGTCGATCTTTACAACAAAGGATTGATCTACCGCGGCGTGCGCATGGTCAACTGGGATCCGAAAGCGTTGACAGCTCTTTCCGACGAAGAGGTGATCTACAAGGAACAAAACGGGAAATTGTATTACCTGCGCTATAAAATCGAGGGAGAAGAGGGGTATGCCGTTGTGGCAACCACCCGCCCCGAAACCATCATGGGCGATACCGCCATGTGTATCAACCCGCACGACCCGAAGAACACGCACCTGAAAGGCAAAAAGGTGATCGTTCCTTTGGTGAACCGTGTTATTCCGGTGATTGAAGACGACTACGTGGACATCGAATTCGGTACCGGTTGCCTGAAGGTGACTCCGGCGCACGACGTGAACGACTACATGCTGGGCGAAAAATATAACCTGCCCTCTATCGATATTTTCAACGATAACGGAACATTGAGCGAAGCTGCCGGTTTGTATGTCGGCATGGATCGTTTCGATGTTCGCAAACAGATCGAGAAAGACCTGGCCGATGCCGGTCTGCTCGAAAAGGTGGAAGATTACACCAACAAGGTGGGTTTTTCCGAACGTACCAACGTGCCCATCGAACCGAAGCTCTCTATGCAGTGGTTCCTCAAGATGGAAGAACTCTCAAAACCGGCTCTCGAAGCGGTGATGAGCGACGAAATAAAACTGGTTCCCGCCAAATTCAAAAATACCTACCGTCACTGGATGGAGAACGTGAAGGACTGGTGTATTTCCCGTCAGTTGTGGTGGGGACATCGCATCCCGGCCTATTTTCTTCCGAAGGGTGGGGTAGTGGTTGGCGAAACCAAAGAAGAGGCTTATCAAAAAGCATTGGCCAAGGTTGACTATCCGTTGACCATCGATGAACTTCGTCAGGATGAGGATGTGCTTGATACCTGGTTCTCATCGTGGTTGTGGCCGATCTCTGTTTTCGACGGCATTAATCACCCCGAAAACGAAGATGTAAATTACTATTATCCTACCAGCGATCTGGTTACCGGTCCTGATATTTTGTTCTTCTGGGTGGCCCGTATGATTATCTCGGGTTACGAATACCGTCAGAAGCCTTGTTTCAACAACGTTTACCTCACCGGTATCGTTCGTGACAAGCAAGGCCGCAAGATGTCGAAATCGCTGGGTAACTCGCCCGAGCCGCTGAATCTGATCGAACAGTTTGGTGCCGATGGTGTGCGTATGGGGATGATGCTGGCAGCGCCTGCCGGTAACGACGTGTTGTTCGATGAATCGCTCTGCGAACAGGGGCGTAATTTTAATAATAAGATCTGGAATGCTCTCCGTCTTGTAAAAGGATGGGAGGTTGCCGATATTGCACAACCCGAATCGTCGAAGATTGCTATCAAATGGTTTGATGCCAAATTGAGCCAAACCATCGAAGAGGTGGACGATCTGTTCGGTAAATACCGTTTGAGCGAAGCTTTGATGGCGGTTTACAAACTCTTCTGGGACGAGTTTTCGGCCTGGTATCTCGAGCTCATCAAACCGGCTTACCAGCAACCGATCGACAAAGCAACACTGGATGCAACCATTGGCTTCTTCGAAAAACTGCTGAAGATGCTCCATCCGTTTATGCCGTTTATCACCGAAGAACTCTATCATGCCCTTGGCGAACGTGCCGAAACGGACAGTATCATGGTAAGTGCTATGCCGAAAGCCGGTGTAATCGATGAGGCATTGTTGGCGCAGTTCGAACAAACCAAAGAAGTTATTGCGGGTATTCGTACCATCCGTCTTGAAAAGAACATTCCGAACAAAGAACAACTGGCCTTGCAGGTGGTTGGAAACGACGCATTAGCTTTGCAGACAGTGGTGGAAAAAATGGCTAACCTTTCGGAAGTGGAAATAGTTGCTGAAAAAGTGGCAGGTGCAGGATCCTTTATGGTCGGTACTACCGAATATGCTGTGCCGCTCGGTGCTCTTATCGACGTGGAAGCCGAACTGAAAAAACAACAAGAGGAGATCGTTTACCTCGAAGGATTCCTTGTGTCGGTAAACAAAAAACTGAGCAACGAGAAATTTGTGGCCAATGCCAAGCCCGAAATTGTGGCTAACGAACGTAAAAAACTGGCCGATGCCGAAAGCAAGATTGCTTCGCTGAAAGAGAGCATTGCCGCATTATCGAAATAA
- a CDS encoding bifunctional metallophosphatase/5'-nucleotidase — protein MKKSSILIVCVMAFILASCSVQKSLVVLTTNDTHSQILPGDDGTGGYARRLGIIDTVRANHKCVVLVDDGDFSQGTIFFNFFKGDVEVLGMNTMKYDAVTLGNHEFDNGLDSLAKHLSKAKFPIVCANYDVKGTALEGLVKPYVIIKRDGLKIGIFGLGISPVNLIADYNFKGITWLNPEETASAVAEKLKKQEKCDVVICISHLGVAENAKFSDWTIAKNSHYIDLICSGHSHLVINKQVPNADGKPVQIIQAGKTGAQIGRVDMVFRK, from the coding sequence ATGAAGAAAAGTAGTATTTTAATAGTTTGCGTGATGGCCTTTATTCTGGCTTCATGTTCGGTTCAGAAATCGTTGGTGGTGTTGACTACAAACGATACGCACAGTCAGATTTTACCGGGTGATGACGGAACGGGTGGATATGCCCGTCGGTTGGGAATTATCGATACGGTCAGAGCCAATCACAAGTGTGTGGTGCTGGTCGACGACGGCGATTTTTCGCAAGGAACCATCTTTTTCAATTTCTTCAAGGGTGATGTGGAAGTGTTGGGTATGAATACGATGAAATATGATGCTGTAACCCTTGGTAACCACGAATTTGATAACGGACTTGATAGCCTTGCAAAACATTTATCTAAAGCAAAATTCCCGATTGTTTGTGCCAATTACGATGTAAAGGGGACGGCTCTCGAAGGTTTGGTGAAACCGTACGTCATCATTAAACGCGATGGCCTCAAAATCGGAATTTTTGGGTTAGGCATCAGTCCGGTAAATCTTATTGCGGACTATAATTTCAAAGGAATCACCTGGCTCAATCCTGAAGAAACAGCAAGCGCTGTTGCCGAAAAACTGAAGAAGCAGGAAAAATGCGATGTGGTGATTTGTATCTCGCATCTTGGAGTTGCCGAGAATGCTAAATTTTCCGATTGGACGATAGCGAAGAATTCACATTATATCGATTTGATTTGTAGTGGACATTCACATCTGGTTATCAATAAGCAGGTGCCGAATGCCGACGGAAAGCCGGTGCAGATTATTCAGGCCGGTAAAACCGGAGCTCAAATCGGGCGGGTGGATATGGTATTCAGGAAGTAA
- the pelA gene encoding pectate lyase: MKTINYQRLAVLCLSVVTLTAMPVLAQKKESKTGQATISTNPFGDSTRHWYGIADKGNIIQSKKDQPRYKESQVKEIADNILLYQRNNGGWPKNYDMQAILTSEQKDSLIRTKNILHTTIDNSTSYTHVDYLAQAYNLLKDERYKKAAVKGIEFLIAAQYPNGGWPQYFPIEQGRYSRYITFNDGAYIGVMNLFKKIVDGNSDFAFLDNKVRQQVKLSFEKGLDCILKCQIVDMGVLTAWCQQHDNTDLAPAWARAFEPPSICNAESAEIVLFLMSLEHPSPAIINAIKSAVDWFRASEIHGVRVKTVPAPPEKSIYHTLTTDRIVVEDSLAPVIWTRYYELETHRPLFCDRNSKFLYKLSDVSRERRVGYGWYTYSPQKVLDAYPKWLEKHQ, encoded by the coding sequence TTGAAAACAATTAATTATCAACGATTGGCGGTGTTGTGTCTCTCTGTGGTCACACTCACTGCAATGCCTGTTTTGGCTCAAAAGAAGGAATCAAAAACGGGGCAGGCAACAATCTCAACCAACCCGTTCGGAGATAGTACCCGTCACTGGTATGGCATTGCCGATAAAGGTAATATCATCCAGTCTAAAAAAGATCAGCCGCGGTACAAAGAGTCGCAGGTGAAAGAGATTGCCGATAATATTTTGCTGTACCAGCGTAACAACGGAGGATGGCCGAAAAATTACGACATGCAGGCCATTCTTACATCCGAGCAGAAAGACAGTCTCATTCGTACGAAAAATATTCTGCATACCACCATTGACAATTCGACCTCTTATACACATGTTGATTACCTTGCACAAGCCTACAACCTGTTGAAGGACGAACGTTATAAAAAGGCAGCCGTTAAAGGAATTGAATTTCTGATTGCTGCTCAGTATCCCAATGGCGGCTGGCCTCAGTATTTTCCTATCGAACAGGGACGTTACAGTCGATATATCACTTTTAATGACGGAGCGTATATCGGTGTGATGAATTTGTTTAAGAAAATTGTAGACGGCAATTCTGATTTTGCCTTTTTGGACAATAAAGTTCGTCAGCAGGTAAAACTCTCTTTTGAGAAAGGATTGGATTGTATTCTCAAATGTCAGATCGTGGATATGGGAGTGCTCACCGCGTGGTGTCAGCAGCACGACAACACTGATCTGGCTCCGGCCTGGGCGCGTGCCTTCGAACCACCCAGCATTTGTAATGCCGAGAGTGCCGAGATTGTGCTATTCCTGATGAGCCTTGAACATCCGTCTCCGGCAATAATTAACGCAATTAAAAGTGCGGTTGACTGGTTCAGAGCTTCCGAAATTCACGGTGTTCGTGTAAAAACCGTACCTGCTCCTCCCGAAAAGTCTATTTATCATACGTTGACTACCGACCGTATTGTGGTGGAAGATTCACTCGCTCCTGTGATCTGGACCCGCTACTACGAACTCGAAACGCACCGTCCGTTGTTTTGCGATCGCAACAGTAAGTTCCTTTATAAACTTTCGGACGTGAGTCGCGAGCGTCGGGTAGGGTATGGTTGGTACACTTATTCACCTCAGAAGGTGCTCGATGCTTATCCAAAATGGTTGGAAAAACATCAATAG
- a CDS encoding TolB family protein yields the protein MRTIRFIYLALCCVGLLASCSPKPKNVTHTDSLPPIYPDYADVTIPSNIAPLNFLLRNGADGVEVKVISQSDSITAYGSNEICFSESAWKRLLANEAGKKLTVRVTARVNGQWIAYRPFTWDVVTDKLDSYLSYRLIEPSYEVWSDIRICERNIENFDERILADNNQLGNSCMNCHIYGNQKGDLTMFHLRGKEGGTILNRDGKMRKLKLKTEGMISPAVYGGFHPSGRYGVFSTNIIIPEFHSLGNKRMEVYDTASDLVVADFDANRMLTSPLISNPNVFETFPVFSADGRSIYFCSAKSVALPADVKKLKYSLCRIAFDPVKRQFGTTVDTLVNARTTGKSVCFPRVSPDGKYILYTVADYGTFPIWHRETDLQMMNLQTGVVDPLAIVNSNRSDTYHSWSSNSRWFVFASKRDNGQYGKPYFAYVDKNGKARKPFVLPQKHPSHYDEILYSYNIPELSRSKATFKASDIEKIYAGKKAEEFR from the coding sequence ATGAGAACGATCCGTTTTATATACCTTGCCCTGTGTTGTGTTGGCCTGTTGGCATCCTGCTCTCCCAAGCCGAAGAATGTAACGCACACCGATAGTTTGCCTCCGATTTATCCCGATTATGCTGATGTGACGATCCCGTCTAACATCGCGCCACTCAACTTCCTTTTGCGGAACGGTGCGGATGGAGTGGAGGTGAAGGTGATTAGTCAGTCGGACAGTATTACGGCATACGGTTCAAATGAGATATGCTTTTCGGAATCTGCATGGAAACGTTTGCTCGCAAACGAGGCGGGTAAAAAGCTCACAGTGCGGGTGACGGCACGGGTTAACGGACAATGGATTGCTTACCGTCCGTTTACCTGGGATGTGGTAACGGATAAGCTCGACAGCTATCTGAGTTATCGTCTGATTGAGCCGAGTTACGAGGTGTGGAGTGACATCCGCATTTGCGAACGCAATATCGAAAACTTTGACGAACGGATACTGGCCGACAACAACCAGTTGGGTAACTCTTGTATGAACTGTCACATCTATGGCAACCAAAAGGGCGATCTGACCATGTTCCATTTGCGGGGCAAAGAAGGTGGAACCATTCTGAACCGCGACGGTAAAATGAGGAAGCTGAAACTGAAAACAGAGGGCATGATTTCTCCGGCGGTGTACGGTGGTTTTCATCCTTCGGGGCGTTACGGGGTTTTCTCTACCAATATCATTATCCCGGAATTTCACTCTCTGGGAAACAAAAGAATGGAGGTGTACGACACGGCTTCGGATCTGGTGGTGGCCGATTTTGACGCTAACCGCATGTTGACTTCGCCCCTGATTTCCAATCCGAACGTATTTGAAACGTTTCCGGTATTTTCTGCCGATGGGCGGTCTATCTATTTCTGCTCAGCCAAAAGCGTAGCCTTGCCCGCTGATGTGAAGAAGCTGAAGTACAGCCTGTGTCGCATAGCGTTCGATCCGGTAAAACGACAGTTCGGGACGACGGTAGATACGCTTGTAAATGCCCGCACTACCGGCAAATCGGTCTGTTTCCCGCGTGTGTCACCCGACGGTAAATACATTCTCTACACGGTGGCCGATTATGGTACTTTCCCTATCTGGCACCGCGAAACCGACCTGCAGATGATGAACCTTCAAACGGGAGTCGTTGATCCGCTTGCTATCGTCAATTCCAACCGATCGGATACCTATCACAGCTGGTCATCCAATAGCCGGTGGTTTGTCTTTGCCAGTAAGCGCGATAATGGCCAATACGGGAAACCCTATTTTGCCTACGTGGATAAAAATGGCAAAGCCCGCAAACCCTTTGTGTTGCCGCAAAAGCATCCGTCGCATTACGACGAAATTCTCTATTCGTACAATATTCCGGAGCTTTCGCGTAGCAAAGCCACATTCAAAGCGTCTGATATCGAAAAGATTTACGCGGGTAAAAAAGCGGAAGAGTTTAGGTAA